The Caviibacter abscessus genome window below encodes:
- a CDS encoding C1 family peptidase → MIDNKLFEKFEKRYESEIKNKVIENAIANVGINESSIRQDTLRKHTFVFSDETKRGEITNQKRSGRCWMFSALNVARVKTMEKLNLETFEYSQCYLQFFDKIEKANSFLDYIIETKDKPLNDRLVQHIYFTCAEDGGYWNFFAGLAKKYGLVPKKCMPETHHSSNTTILNEVIDLRLKKAAMLIRKASSNEEIEKIKEDVLYSVYNICVKALGNPPKTVEWEYRDKDKKFNKISGITPLEFMKQYAPEDMLDMVEIVADPRQSNEKGRLYELPYTASVKEYGSSRFLNVSLDELKKDIIASIKDGVPVWFACDVSRFSDRELGIMDSDLFDYDNTLTELGQFTKEERLNNNASFLTHAMAITGVDLDENGKPVMWQVENSWGEDNGEKGMFSMSDKWFDEHTYSAVVDTKYISAEFAKGLNEEVIMLDYFDPLG, encoded by the coding sequence ATGATAGACAACAAGTTATTTGAAAAGTTTGAAAAAAGATACGAATCTGAAATAAAAAATAAAGTCATTGAAAATGCTATAGCAAATGTAGGTATAAATGAATCAAGTATAAGACAAGATACACTTAGAAAACATACATTTGTCTTTTCAGATGAAACAAAAAGAGGAGAAATAACAAATCAAAAAAGAAGCGGAAGATGTTGGATGTTTTCTGCATTAAATGTTGCAAGAGTAAAAACAATGGAAAAATTAAATCTTGAAACTTTTGAATATTCACAATGTTATTTACAATTTTTTGATAAAATTGAAAAGGCTAATAGCTTTTTAGATTATATAATTGAAACAAAAGATAAGCCATTAAATGATAGATTAGTTCAACATATATATTTTACTTGTGCTGAAGATGGAGGATATTGGAATTTCTTTGCAGGTCTTGCTAAAAAATATGGATTAGTACCTAAAAAATGTATGCCTGAAACACATCATTCATCAAATACAACTATTTTAAATGAAGTTATTGATTTAAGATTAAAAAAAGCTGCAATGTTAATAAGAAAAGCAAGTTCAAATGAAGAAATAGAAAAAATAAAAGAAGATGTACTTTACTCAGTATATAATATATGTGTTAAAGCTTTAGGAAATCCTCCTAAAACAGTTGAATGGGAATATAGAGATAAAGATAAGAAATTTAATAAAATAAGTGGAATAACACCTCTTGAATTTATGAAACAATACGCTCCCGAAGATATGCTTGATATGGTTGAGATTGTAGCAGATCCAAGACAATCAAATGAAAAAGGAAGACTTTATGAATTACCATATACAGCTTCTGTTAAAGAATATGGATCTTCAAGATTTTTAAATGTAAGTTTAGATGAACTAAAAAAAGATATAATAGCATCAATAAAAGATGGTGTACCTGTATGGTTTGCATGTGATGTAAGTAGATTTAGTGACAGAGAATTAGGTATTATGGATTCTGATTTATTTGATTATGATAATACATTAACAGAATTAGGACAGTTTACTAAAGAAGAAAGACTTAACAACAATGCTTCATTTTTAACACACGCTATGGCTATAACAGGTGTTGATCTTGATGAAAATGGAAAACCTGTTATGTGGCAAGTTGAAAATAGCTGGGGAGAAGATAACGGAGAAAAAGGAATGTTTTCTATGTCAGATAAGTGGTTTGATGAACATACTTATTCAGCAGTAGTTGATACAAAATATATTTCAGCTGAATTTGCAAAAGGTCTAAATGAAGAAGTAATTATGTTAGATTATTTTGATCCACTTGGATAG
- a CDS encoding ABC transporter permease has protein sequence MNNNEEKKQEISNEIPTGFNVIKREFQKDKVALFSLALLVALILIIFITAALLDKEAVTKVEILDSYARPGEGFLLGADSGGRPIFGQLIIGARNSILIGFSVTCIAQFIGISIGLVAGYYGGKIDSYIMRIIDFIMILPITMVIIVFITIVPKYTVPKFIFILSAFAWVGSARLVRSKALSESRRDYIQASKTLGTRDFVIIVKELLPNISSIILVNLTLTFAGNIGIETGLTYLGYGLPLSTPSLGTLISYASKPEVISSKPWVWIPASILILILMLCINYVGQALKRATNVKQRLG, from the coding sequence ATGAATAACAATGAAGAAAAAAAACAAGAAATAAGTAATGAAATTCCTACAGGCTTTAATGTTATTAAAAGGGAATTTCAAAAAGATAAGGTTGCTTTGTTTTCTTTAGCACTTTTAGTTGCACTGATATTAATTATATTTATAACAGCAGCATTACTTGATAAAGAAGCAGTAACAAAAGTTGAAATATTAGATTCTTATGCAAGACCTGGTGAAGGATTTTTACTTGGTGCTGACTCAGGAGGGCGTCCTATATTTGGCCAATTAATAATAGGAGCAAGGAATTCAATTTTAATAGGATTTAGTGTTACATGTATAGCACAATTTATTGGTATTTCAATAGGATTAGTTGCTGGATATTATGGTGGAAAAATAGACAGTTACATAATGCGTATAATTGATTTTATAATGATATTACCTATAACAATGGTTATTATTGTATTTATAACAATAGTACCTAAATATACGGTCCCTAAATTTATATTCATTCTATCAGCATTTGCTTGGGTTGGATCTGCAAGACTTGTAAGATCAAAAGCATTATCAGAATCAAGAAGAGACTATATACAAGCATCAAAAACATTAGGAACAAGAGATTTTGTAATAATAGTTAAAGAATTATTACCTAATATAAGTTCGATAATACTTGTTAATTTAACATTAACTTTTGCCGGGAATATAGGAATTGAAACAGGGCTTACATATCTTGGATATGGATTACCGCTATCAACTCCTTCACTTGGGACACTAATAAGTTATGCATCAAAACCTGAAGTAATATCATCAAAACCTTGGGTTTGGATTCCAGCGTCAATACTTATATTAATATTAATGTTATGCATTAATTATGTAGGACAGGCATTAAAAAGAGCTACAAATGTTAAACAAAGATTAGGATAA
- the tgt gene encoding tRNA guanosine(34) transglycosylase Tgt, which translates to MKPITYELEHKDGNARVGTIKTPHGIIHTPVFMPVGTQATVKTMTNEELETVGSEIILGNTYHLHLRPSDELISSFGGLHKFMNWKKPILTDSGGFQIFSLAPIRKIKEEGAYFSSHIDGSKRFISPEKSIEIQNNLGSDIMMVLDECPPGMSTREYLKPSIDRTVRWAKRCIDANKNPDKQGLFAIVQGGIYKDLRDYCLDELLKYEEDFSGFAIGGLAVGEPTDKMYEILEYITPKLPENKPRYLMGVGEPLDMLEAVEHGVDMMDCVHPSRIGRHGTVFTKYGRLVIKNAKYAKDPRPLDISDNYVCKNYTRAYIRHLFKADEILGQRLATYHNIWFLLNLMKEARQAILENRFKSFKEEFIKNYTMGEKSDWIKPIEIERENI; encoded by the coding sequence TTGAAACCAATTACATATGAATTAGAACATAAAGACGGTAATGCTAGGGTTGGAACAATAAAAACACCACATGGTATTATACATACACCAGTTTTTATGCCAGTTGGAACACAGGCAACTGTAAAAACTATGACTAATGAAGAGTTGGAAACAGTTGGAAGTGAAATAATCTTAGGTAATACTTATCACTTACATTTAAGACCTTCTGATGAATTAATATCATCTTTTGGCGGGCTTCATAAATTTATGAACTGGAAAAAACCAATACTTACGGATAGTGGTGGATTTCAGATTTTCAGTTTGGCACCTATTAGAAAAATAAAGGAAGAAGGTGCATATTTTAGCTCACATATAGATGGTTCAAAAAGATTTATAAGCCCTGAAAAATCAATAGAGATACAAAATAATCTTGGAAGTGACATAATGATGGTATTAGATGAATGCCCTCCTGGTATGTCAACAAGAGAGTATTTAAAACCGTCAATAGATAGAACAGTTAGATGGGCTAAAAGATGTATAGATGCAAATAAAAATCCTGATAAACAGGGTCTTTTTGCAATAGTTCAAGGTGGAATATATAAAGATTTAAGAGATTATTGCTTAGATGAATTACTAAAATATGAAGAAGATTTTTCAGGATTTGCAATAGGTGGACTTGCTGTTGGAGAGCCAACAGATAAAATGTATGAAATATTAGAGTATATAACACCTAAACTTCCGGAAAATAAACCAAGATATTTAATGGGCGTTGGAGAACCACTAGATATGTTAGAAGCGGTAGAACATGGAGTTGACATGATGGATTGTGTTCATCCATCAAGAATAGGAAGGCATGGAACTGTTTTTACAAAATATGGTAGATTAGTTATTAAAAATGCTAAATATGCAAAAGATCCGAGACCACTTGATATTAGTGACAATTATGTGTGTAAAAATTATACTAGAGCATATATTAGACATTTATTTAAAGCAGATGAAATTTTAGGTCAAAGACTTGCGACTTATCATAATATATGGTTTTTACTTAATTTAATGAAAGAAGCAAGACAAGCAATACTTGAAAACAGATTTAAAAGCTTTAAAGAAGAATTTATTAAAAATTATACTATGGGAGAAAAAAGTGATTGGATAAAACCAATTGAAATAGAAAGGGAAAATATATGA
- a CDS encoding RelA/SpoT family protein, with translation MGRKEAYELLMQKCKNNNHLNLKKIEDAYILASEAHSGQYRKSGEEYIIHPIEVSQILVDLKMDTDTIVAGLLHDVVEDTLITLADIEYVFGQDVAHLVDGVTKLRNLPKKQGKQIENIRKMVVAMSRDIRVVIIKLADRLHNMRTLKYQSYEKQIEKSKECLDIFAPIAHRIGMSKIKSELEDISFSYLNPEAYQEMKVLVNEKKEEREKFTNKVIDILSKELEKYKIKGTVTGRPKHLYSIYRKINEKNKKFADLMDLTAIRVIVKKEEECYMVLGVVHSIFVPVSGRFKDYIAVPKSNGYQSIHTTVEFDNSQKVEIQIRTKQMHEVAEEGVAAHWKYKEKKGKDKNEKYYQVVKKIIDTSLDKDSGGTFVQSVTDELLNETIFVFTPKGDVIELSNNSTALDFAFQVHTQIGYRTIGAKVNDKIVPLDSILENGDKVEILTSKATKGPGKDWINMVNNHSSRLKIRKWFKDKEFEEKSKQGEELLEQEFQKIGLKFKELEDDERVYLYMKKYNLSNIQSLYYKFAVGDLKLETFIQKFKQLISQTESELIEEEQNKASRFANKHNNANKSGIKITGADNTLFHFAKCCDPLPGDNIKGYVTRGRGIVIHIGTCQNIKELILKEPDREVEVYWDEALIKDNSCKYEYSFTIKAIDREGLLFDVIRILNEHKMELLSVNSMNKKEHGHYYVMVNLRIMIKNKEDFERLRKNLFSMKDIVDII, from the coding sequence ATGGGACGAAAAGAAGCATATGAACTGTTAATGCAAAAATGTAAAAATAATAATCATTTAAATTTAAAAAAAATTGAAGATGCATATATACTTGCATCTGAAGCACATAGCGGACAATATAGAAAAAGTGGAGAAGAATATATTATTCACCCAATAGAAGTTTCTCAAATATTGGTAGATTTAAAAATGGATACTGACACTATTGTGGCAGGTCTTTTACATGATGTTGTTGAAGATACTCTTATTACACTTGCTGATATTGAATACGTTTTTGGACAAGATGTAGCTCATCTAGTAGATGGAGTTACAAAACTTAGGAATTTACCTAAAAAGCAAGGAAAACAAATTGAAAATATCAGAAAAATGGTAGTTGCAATGTCACGTGACATTAGAGTGGTGATTATAAAGCTTGCAGATAGACTACATAATATGAGAACATTAAAATACCAAAGCTATGAAAAACAAATAGAAAAATCAAAAGAATGTTTAGATATATTTGCCCCTATAGCTCATAGAATAGGTATGTCAAAAATTAAAAGTGAGCTTGAAGATATAAGTTTTAGTTATCTTAATCCCGAAGCATATCAAGAAATGAAAGTGCTTGTAAATGAAAAAAAAGAAGAAAGAGAAAAATTTACAAATAAAGTAATAGATATACTAAGCAAAGAACTAGAAAAATATAAAATTAAAGGAACTGTAACAGGTAGACCAAAACATTTATATAGTATTTATAGAAAAATAAATGAAAAAAATAAAAAATTTGCTGATTTAATGGATTTGACAGCAATAAGAGTAATTGTAAAAAAAGAAGAAGAGTGCTATATGGTACTTGGAGTTGTACATAGTATTTTTGTGCCAGTTTCAGGTAGATTCAAAGACTATATAGCAGTGCCTAAATCAAATGGTTATCAATCAATACATACAACAGTAGAATTTGATAATTCACAAAAAGTTGAAATTCAAATTAGAACTAAACAAATGCATGAGGTTGCAGAAGAAGGAGTTGCAGCACACTGGAAATACAAGGAAAAAAAAGGCAAAGATAAAAACGAAAAATATTATCAAGTAGTTAAAAAGATAATAGATACAAGTTTAGATAAAGATAGTGGAGGTACGTTTGTACAATCTGTAACTGATGAATTATTAAATGAAACTATATTTGTATTTACTCCAAAAGGAGATGTTATAGAACTTTCAAACAATTCAACCGCACTTGACTTTGCATTTCAGGTACATACACAAATTGGATACAGAACTATCGGTGCAAAAGTTAATGATAAGATAGTTCCTTTAGACAGCATACTTGAAAATGGAGATAAAGTAGAAATTTTAACTTCAAAAGCAACAAAAGGTCCTGGTAAAGATTGGATAAATATGGTAAATAACCATAGTTCAAGACTTAAAATTAGAAAATGGTTTAAAGATAAAGAATTTGAGGAAAAATCAAAACAAGGTGAAGAGTTACTAGAACAGGAATTTCAAAAAATAGGTCTTAAATTTAAAGAACTTGAAGATGATGAAAGAGTATATTTGTATATGAAAAAATATAATTTATCAAATATACAAAGTCTTTATTACAAATTTGCTGTTGGAGATTTAAAATTAGAAACTTTTATTCAAAAATTTAAACAACTTATTTCCCAAACAGAAAGTGAATTAATAGAAGAAGAACAAAATAAAGCATCAAGATTTGCTAATAAGCATAATAATGCAAATAAATCTGGAATAAAAATTACAGGAGCAGATAACACATTATTTCACTTTGCAAAATGTTGTGATCCACTTCCAGGTGATAATATAAAAGGGTATGTAACAAGAGGACGTGGAATAGTAATTCATATAGGAACTTGTCAAAATATTAAAGAGCTGATATTAAAAGAACCTGACAGAGAGGTTGAAGTTTATTGGGACGAAGCTTTAATTAAAGATAATTCTTGTAAATATGAATATTCATTTACAATAAAAGCTATAGATAGAGAAGGTCTTTTATTTGATGTTATCAGGATTTTAAATGAACATAAAATGGAACTTTTAAGTGTAAACAGTATGAATAAAAAAGAACATGGACATTACTACGTAATGGTTAATTTAAGAATAATGATAAAAAATAAAGAAGATTTTGAAAGACTTAGAAAAAATTTATTTTCAATGAAAGATATAGTAGATATAATATAA
- a CDS encoding oligopeptide ABC transporter substrate-binding protein, with translation MRKFLLKSMASLMLISLVSCGLGQKKSQQTTKVDTSAFAENWVSDEAGIEGGVMKTALVSQSPFKGIFLPILSNDSLDSVIYQNIYEQVLLTDGNFDVVEGGPGSLSVDVDNKVLTVKIKEGMKWSDGHPLTIDDYIYTYELVAHPDYTGLRYDKSYRLVEGIEEYHAGKTKTISGLEKVSDTEVRIHVKEIAPTVLNGVGGLTGYFTPRHYLQDVPVKDLESSDKVRLHPLSYGRYILKKIVPGESVELVPNPYYYEKKYIPKVEKLIMKVIPESSVISSMKKGEFDFYSGVPANLYTEYKDLSNIAITGTTDLAYTYLGFNLGYWDAKKGENITDTNAKLYDINLRKAMAYAMNVEAVTKKFSNGLSERGNSPIPPAFKKYHTDEVRFTYNPEKAKEILDKAGYKDINGDGIREDKNGKPLEINVAFMAGGDTAEPVSKQYLQNWEEIGLKVNLATGRLIEFNSFYDKVIENNKEIDAWIGGWRVGTALDLTGVYAKNSKLNLARIASDKNEELINKTQSVEGVKNPQFRIDAVREWEKNYMENELGFIPLTFGYRVSPVNKRVKYSSSVADNSKLHKLIDQLTSKEAYIAK, from the coding sequence ATGAGAAAATTTTTATTAAAAAGCATGGCAAGTTTAATGCTAATATCGCTAGTTTCTTGTGGTTTAGGTCAAAAAAAATCGCAACAAACAACAAAAGTAGATACATCTGCTTTTGCAGAAAATTGGGTTTCTGATGAAGCAGGAATTGAAGGTGGAGTAATGAAAACAGCATTGGTTTCACAATCGCCATTTAAAGGTATATTTTTACCTATATTATCTAATGATAGTTTAGATAGCGTAATATATCAAAATATATATGAACAAGTGTTATTAACAGACGGTAATTTTGATGTTGTAGAAGGTGGACCTGGATCTCTTAGTGTTGATGTTGATAATAAAGTATTAACTGTAAAAATAAAAGAAGGAATGAAATGGTCAGATGGACACCCTTTAACAATAGATGATTATATTTATACATACGAATTAGTGGCACATCCGGATTATACAGGTTTAAGATATGATAAAAGCTATAGACTAGTTGAAGGTATTGAGGAATACCATGCAGGTAAGACAAAAACTATAAGTGGACTTGAAAAAGTAAGTGATACTGAAGTTAGAATTCATGTTAAAGAAATTGCACCAACTGTATTAAATGGTGTTGGAGGATTAACTGGTTATTTCACACCAAGACATTATTTACAAGATGTACCTGTTAAAGATTTAGAAAGCTCAGATAAAGTTAGATTACATCCTTTATCATATGGTAGATATATTTTGAAAAAAATAGTTCCTGGAGAAAGTGTTGAATTAGTACCAAATCCATATTATTATGAAAAAAAATATATACCAAAAGTTGAAAAGTTAATAATGAAAGTTATACCTGAATCTTCAGTGATATCATCAATGAAAAAAGGAGAATTTGATTTTTATTCAGGTGTTCCAGCAAATCTATATACAGAATATAAAGATTTAAGTAATATAGCAATAACGGGAACAACAGATTTAGCATATACATATTTAGGATTTAATTTAGGTTATTGGGATGCAAAAAAAGGTGAAAATATAACTGATACAAATGCAAAATTATATGATATAAATTTAAGAAAAGCGATGGCTTATGCTATGAATGTTGAAGCTGTAACAAAAAAATTCAGTAATGGTCTTTCAGAAAGAGGAAACTCACCAATACCACCTGCATTTAAAAAATATCATACAGATGAAGTTAGATTTACATATAATCCTGAAAAAGCTAAAGAAATATTAGATAAAGCAGGATATAAAGATATAAATGGTGATGGTATAAGAGAAGATAAAAATGGTAAACCATTAGAAATAAATGTTGCATTCATGGCAGGTGGAGATACAGCAGAACCAGTTTCAAAGCAGTATTTACAAAACTGGGAAGAAATAGGACTTAAAGTTAATTTAGCAACAGGAAGATTAATTGAATTTAATAGTTTTTATGACAAAGTTATAGAAAATAATAAAGAGATAGATGCTTGGATTGGTGGATGGAGAGTAGGAACAGCACTTGATTTAACAGGAGTTTATGCAAAAAATTCTAAACTTAATTTAGCTCGTATTGCGTCTGATAAAAATGAAGAATTAATTAATAAAACACAAAGTGTTGAAGGTGTAAAAAATCCTCAATTTAGAATTGATGCGGTTAGAGAATGGGAAAAGAATTATATGGAAAATGAATTAGGATTTATTCCATTAACGTTCGGATATAGAGTATCTCCTGTAAATAAGAGAGTTAAATACTCTTCATCAGTAGCAGATAATTCTAAATTACATAAACTTATAGATCAATTAACATCAAAAGAAGCATATATAGCAAAATAA
- a CDS encoding IclR family transcriptional regulator encodes MSTMQSLDRALSILEVLSEEEEIGLTLISNLVKLNKTTTYRIINALKDNGYVKQGKNKKYSLTFKMFRLGNRTVQKFDFMSEAKRFLIKLASEVEQVIHLVIQDGAQILYVDKYTPSKKTAVMKNSVVGKRAPMYCTAAGKAILAFQPEDKIKKVWDESEIVKYTSRTIISYDTFLQDLKRIRKNGYSTEFEEYQLGVYCIGTPFYNLHGDIVGAISISVPLNDGQTKTYYVDKLMKYGQKISTIIEG; translated from the coding sequence ATGTCTACAATGCAAAGTCTAGATAGAGCGTTAAGTATTTTGGAAGTTTTATCTGAGGAAGAAGAAATAGGTCTTACATTAATCAGTAATCTTGTTAAACTTAATAAAACTACAACCTATAGAATAATAAATGCTTTAAAAGATAATGGATATGTTAAACAAGGAAAAAATAAAAAATATTCATTAACTTTTAAAATGTTTAGATTAGGAAATAGAACAGTCCAAAAATTTGATTTTATGAGTGAGGCAAAAAGATTTTTAATTAAACTTGCAAGTGAAGTAGAGCAAGTTATACATCTTGTTATACAAGATGGAGCACAAATACTTTATGTAGATAAATATACTCCTTCAAAAAAAACTGCTGTAATGAAAAATTCAGTAGTAGGTAAAAGAGCACCTATGTATTGTACAGCAGCAGGTAAAGCTATACTTGCATTTCAACCAGAAGATAAAATAAAAAAAGTATGGGACGAAAGTGAGATAGTAAAATATACATCAAGAACTATAATAAGTTATGATACATTTTTGCAAGATTTAAAGAGAATAAGAAAAAATGGGTATTCTACTGAATTTGAAGAATATCAATTGGGAGTATATTGTATAGGAACTCCTTTTTATAACCTACATGGAGATATAGTAGGAGCAATAAGTATCTCTGTCCCATTAAATGATGGTCAAACTAAGACATATTACGTAGATAAATTAATGAAATACGGTCAAAAAATATCAACTATCATTGAGGGGTGA
- a CDS encoding glycoside hydrolase family 31 protein, translating into MIFKYRKGNPIPTESTVLDVNISENIEFLNKKLINNEIFINIDESTYVYGLGGSNRGINKKGYIYTSYCNDDPVHTEDKTSLYAAHNFFVLKNDKEIYGLFIDSPAKITYDIGFSDINEFKISIETDSYDIYYITGSSILDIVKEYRKLVGKSYLAPKWAFGYGQSRWGYMNESDIENVLKGHNENDIPLDMIYLDIDYMEDFKDFTVNEERFPNFSKFVSKMKEQSIHLIPIIDAGVKIEKGYDLYEQGVENNYFCFDKENKPFIAAVWPGQVHFPDFLNKEARAWFGNKYKCLIDKGIDGFWNDMNEPAIFYSKAGINDMFKTIDKYRHKENIGIYELWEMKDSFMNMNNSDKDYSSFYHNYNGQIVNHKDVHNLYGYNMTKSAGEQISLISPNERILLFSRSSFIGMHRYGGIWTGDNSSWWSHILLSLQMMPGFNMSGFMYIGSDIGGFSSNVSEDLMMRWLQLAIFTPLMRNHSAIGTKEQELYRFKNIEKMKNIVELRYRLLPYLYSEYMKAILNDDMYFKPLSFVYPDDEMAYNIEDQLIIGDEIMIAPVYKANGNGRFVYIPERMKAIKFVSSSEYEEKIYEKGNYFIELKLHEFVIFIKENRAIPFSNIAKRVENINFENFEFLSFGKATYDYYFDNGLTREIKEENIIKYEI; encoded by the coding sequence ATGATTTTTAAATATAGAAAGGGAAATCCTATTCCAACTGAAAGTACAGTTTTAGATGTGAATATCAGTGAAAATATAGAATTTCTAAACAAAAAATTGATAAATAATGAAATATTTATAAACATTGACGAAAGCACTTATGTGTACGGACTTGGTGGGAGTAATAGAGGAATAAATAAAAAAGGATATATATACACATCTTACTGTAATGATGATCCTGTACATACTGAAGATAAGACTTCTTTATATGCAGCACATAACTTTTTTGTTTTGAAAAATGATAAAGAAATATATGGTTTGTTTATAGATAGCCCTGCCAAAATAACTTATGATATAGGTTTTTCAGATATAAATGAATTTAAAATAAGTATAGAAACTGATTCATATGATATTTACTATATTACAGGAAGCAGTATACTTGATATTGTAAAAGAATATAGAAAACTTGTTGGAAAAAGTTATTTAGCTCCTAAATGGGCATTTGGATATGGTCAAAGTAGATGGGGATATATGAATGAAAGCGATATTGAAAATGTACTAAAAGGTCACAATGAAAACGATATTCCGCTAGATATGATATACCTTGATATTGATTATATGGAAGATTTTAAGGATTTTACGGTAAATGAAGAAAGATTTCCTAATTTTAGTAAGTTTGTATCAAAAATGAAGGAGCAATCAATACATTTAATTCCTATTATTGATGCAGGTGTTAAAATTGAAAAAGGTTATGATTTATATGAACAAGGAGTAGAAAATAATTACTTTTGCTTTGATAAAGAAAATAAACCATTTATTGCAGCTGTTTGGCCTGGTCAAGTTCATTTTCCTGACTTTTTAAATAAAGAGGCAAGAGCGTGGTTTGGTAATAAATATAAATGTCTAATTGATAAAGGTATAGATGGTTTTTGGAATGATATGAATGAGCCTGCTATATTTTATTCTAAAGCAGGAATAAATGATATGTTTAAAACCATAGATAAATATAGACATAAAGAGAATATAGGTATATATGAATTATGGGAAATGAAAGACAGTTTTATGAATATGAATAATTCAGATAAAGATTACTCTTCATTTTATCATAATTATAACGGACAAATAGTAAATCATAAAGATGTTCATAATTTATACGGATATAATATGACAAAATCTGCCGGAGAACAAATTAGTTTGATATCACCTAATGAAAGAATTTTACTTTTCTCTCGTTCTTCATTTATAGGTATGCATAGATATGGAGGTATATGGACAGGAGATAATAGTTCATGGTGGTCACATATATTATTATCATTACAAATGATGCCTGGATTTAATATGTCAGGATTTATGTACATAGGTTCTGATATAGGTGGATTTTCATCAAACGTTAGTGAAGATTTAATGATGAGATGGTTACAACTTGCAATATTTACACCACTTATGAGAAATCATTCGGCAATAGGAACAAAGGAACAAGAATTATATAGATTTAAAAATATAGAAAAAATGAAAAATATAGTAGAATTAAGATATAGACTTTTACCATATTTATATAGTGAGTATATGAAAGCAATTTTAAATGATGACATGTACTTTAAGCCTTTATCTTTTGTATATCCTGATGATGAAATGGCTTACAATATTGAAGACCAGCTTATTATAGGTGATGAAATAATGATAGCTCCTGTTTATAAAGCGAATGGTAACGGTAGATTTGTATATATACCTGAAAGAATGAAAGCAATTAAATTTGTTTCATCAAGTGAATATGAAGAAAAAATTTATGAAAAAGGAAATTATTTTATAGAATTAAAATTACATGAATTTGTTATATTTATAAAAGAAAATAGAGCAATTCCTTTTTCTAATATAGCTAAAAGAGTTGAAAATATAAACTTTGAAAATTTTGAATTTTTAAGTTTTGGAAAAGCAACATATGATTATTATTTTGATAATGGTCTAACAAGGGAAATTAAAGAAGAAAATATAATAAAATATGAAATATAG